In the Colletotrichum lupini chromosome 1, complete sequence genome, one interval contains:
- a CDS encoding helicase associated domain-containing protein codes for MSHDHFWEPRLESPPEFDLVDVESTGRNFNQTSLSTPFPSTTLSYRNGEFATTMADFEDKGSKRLSADREGSRKKVKKEEEYEPKYNPYLAHMKEENGVKSEEGTIDASSPFYGFKPRATTSKQHEKIEDLDDNAFTGRPHSQKYFQILEARRDLPVTKQREEFLEKYHSTQILVFVGETGSGKTTQIPQYVVFDELPQLNRKMVACTQPRRVAAMSVAQRVADEMDVNLGEEVGYSIRFEDRTSPNTILKYMTDGMLLREAIHDHEMSRYSCIILDEAHERTLATDILMALLKQIAARRPDLKIVVMSATLDAQKFQRYFNDAPLLAVPGRTHPVEIFYTPEPERDYVEAAIRTVLQIHASEGEGDILLFLTGEEEIEDACRKINLEADEMTREIDAGPLVVYPLYGTLPPHQQQKIFDKAPAPYKKGGRPGRKVIVATNIAETSLTIDGIVYVVDPGFSKQKIYNPRIRVESLLVSPISKASAQQRAGRAGRTKPGKCFRLYTEQAFKKELIEQTHPEILRSNLANTVLELKKLGVQDLVHFDLMDPPAPETMMRALEELNYLACLDDDGELTTLGSLASEFPLDPALAVMLISSPEFYCSNEILSIVSLLSIPQIWVRPAAQRKRADEMKAQFSHPEGDHLTLLNAYHAFKGTANQPDVDPKRWCHEHFLSFRHLSSADNVRAQLKRIMEKSDLELVSTPFEDKNYYTNIRRALLSGFFMQVAMRESSGKVYRTIKDDQAVMMHPSTVLKTDYEWVLYNEFVLTSKQYIRTCTGIRPEWLLEIAPVYYDIDTFDDGIVKTALVRASEKKRRKEAMKNGR; via the exons ATGTCTCATGATCA TTTCTGGGAGCCTCGCTTGGAATCGCCTCCCGAGTTTGACCTCGTCGACGTCGAATCCACGGGCCGCAACTTCAACCAAACATCTCTCTCAACCCCTTTCCCGTCCACCACCCTTTCGTACCGAAACGGGGAATTTGCGACCACAATGGCCGACTTCGAGGATAAGGGATCGAAGCGCCTGAGCGCCGACAGAGAAGGAAGCAGGAAGAAGGTCAAGAAGGAGGAAGAGTACGAGCCCAAGTATAACCCCTACTTGGCGCATATGAAGGAGGAGAACGGTGTCAAGTCCGAGGAGGGCACCATTGATGCCAGCTCACCATTTTACGGTTTCAAACCACGCGCCACAACATCGAAGCAGCACGAGAAGATTGAAGACCTCGACGACAACGCCTTCACCGGTCGCCCTCACTCGCAAAAGTACTTCCAGATCCTGGAAGCGCGTCGCGATCTTCCCGTCACGAAGCAGAG AGAAGAGTTCCTCGAGAAGTACCACTCTACCCAAATCCTCGTCTTCGTCGGTGAGACCGGTTCCGGAAAGACGACCCAGATCCCCCAATATGTCGTGTTTGACGAGCTCCCTCAGCTCAACCGCAAGATGGTTGCCTGCACTCAGCCTCGCCGTGTTGCCGCCATGTCCGTCGCACAGCGTGTTGCCGACGAGATGGACGTTAATCTTGGCGAGGAGGTCGGATACAGCATTCGTTTCGAGGACAGAACCAGCCCCAACACGATTCTCAAGTACATGACCGACGGTATGCTTCTCCGAGAAGCTATCCACGACCACGAGATGTCGCGTTATAGCTGTATCATTCTCGACGAGGCCCACGAGCGTACTCTCGCCACCGATATCCTGATGGCCCTGCTCAAGCAGATCGCCGCCCGCCGCCCCGACCTCAAGATCGTGGTCATGTCCGCCACCCTCGATGCCCAAAAGTTCCAGCGCTACTTCAACGATGCGCCTCTTCTCGCCGTTCCCGGTCGTACCCATCCCGTCGAGATCTTCTACACCCCCGAGCCCGAGAGGGACTATGTCGAGGCTGCCATTCGAACAGTATTGCAGATCCATGCCTCCGAAGGAGAGGGCGATATTCTACTGTTCTTGACCGGTGAGGAGGAGATTGAGGATGCCTGCCGGAAGATCAACCTCGAGGCCGACGAGATGACACGAGAAATAGACGCGGGCCCGTTGGTGGTTTACCCGCTCTACGGTACTCTGCCACCGCACCAGCAGCAAAAGATCTTCGACAAGGCTCCGGCTCCGTACAAGAAGGGCGGCCGGCCAGGACGCAAGGTCATCGTGGCAACCAATATTGCCGAGACGTCTTTGACCATTGACGGTATCGTCTATGTCGTAGATCCCGGCTTCAGCAAGCAAAAGATCTACAACCCGCGCATCCGTGTCGAGTCTCTCTTGGTCTCTCCCATCTCCAAGGCCTCCGCCCAGCAGCGTGCCGGTCGTGCTGGTCGTACAAAGCCCGGAAAGTGCTTCCGTCTCTACACCGAGCAGGCCTTCAAGAAGGAGCTCATCGAGCAGACACATCCCGAGATTCTGCGTTCCAACTTGGCCAACACGGTTCTGGAACTGAAGAAGCTTGGCGTCCAGGATCTCGTTCACTTCGATCTCATGGACCCTCCTGCGCCGGAGACCATGATGCGTGCCCTTGAGGAGCTGAACTACCTCGCATGCCTTGACGACGATGGTGAGCTGACCACCCTCGGAAGTCTCGCCTCCGAGTTCCCCTTGGACCCAGCTTTGGCAGTCATGCTTATCTCCTCGCCCGAATTTTACTGCTCCAACGAGATTCTGTCCATCGTCTCTCTACTCTCTATCCCTCAGATCTGGGTCCGCCCCGCCGCTCAGCGTAAGCGTGCCGACGAGATGAAGGCGCAATTCTCGCACCCTGAAGGCGATCATCTCACGCTCCTCAACGCGTACCACGCCTTCAAGGGCACGGCAAACCAGCCCGACGTGGACCCCAAGAGGTGGTGTCACGAGCACTTCCTCTCCTTCCGTCACCTCAGCAGTGCCGACAACGTTCGTGCGCAGCTGAAGCGCATCATGGAGAAGTCTGACCTCGAGCTCGTGTCGACCCCCTTTGAGGACAAGAACTACTACACCAACATCCGGCGTGCGCTCCTTTCGGGCTTCTTCATGCAGGTTGCCATGAGGGAGAGCTCGGGCAAGGTTTACCGTACCATCAAGGACGATCAGGCAGTCATGATGCATCCCTCCACGGTCCTCAAGACCGACTACGAATGGGTCCTTTACAACGAATTCGTCCTCACCTCCAAGCAGTACATTCGTACATGCACCGGAATCAGGCCAGAGTGGCTACTT GAAATCGCACCCGTCTACTACGACATTGACACGTTCGACGACGGAATCGTCAAGACCGCCCTGGTCCGGGCTTCGGAGAAGAAGCGCAGAAAGGAGGCCATGAAGAATGGTCGGTGA
- a CDS encoding PRMT5 arginine-N-methyltransferase, whose translation MDGSNFNQIRPVFSLGQHDSQRDQPLDDLQYGQILNAGVNFVTAPITNKHFHTRVKDLVSQHLAKAKKGLASLADAVVPPLTPKDTSLFPSHAVTTYIAYASPWIDLASVDPAVASISRQVLNLEIAYANFCGVRSIIIPGPRRDASKNGGNQGLSQYARAVQEAMTIASRLNFIIHIPMYREPGLEESVELLSTLSEVPHPENSKEIDIYSAWDSWHTVRSVCEYSMRLYVAIRVPRALPEKSLQEKWFAEPLHFLSLNGNAFSKNKTGHPALPKAHQDMIFNYMRLKNAPWLLLSDVGPDTASLTAEAQLQAVSLGNQVPTSADFPPLGETPTLATDSLKSFRTYVVYLKWLEMQQRPLSYLEQTTLTSFQDWLQSPLQPLSDNLESATYEVFEGDPVKYNQYEAACTEALAEWHQLGRATSSKDGAVVIAVVGSGRGPLVTRALKASEATGVPVQVWAVEKNPNAYVYLLRQNEMIWGGKVTVVKTDMRAWKGPLVSGTPENNPVYGKVDILVSELLGSFADNELSPECLDGVQHVLAPGGISIPESYTAHMSPIATPRIHADLLTRVPTEPNAFDTPWVVRLFALDFAAMRVPGHPRFQQAWEFSHPVSEATLKQIETRRAGGVMGGGGGSMAGAVGANDHNSRFCHLTFVCPTRGVIHGLAGYFESVLYAPQTGDREKVEISTHPELIDRKSKDMISWFPIFFPIKQPIYYPADTELEVTMWRQTDDSRVWYEWLIEAYTWVSETQRIKVASSDLCSSRKVACLM comes from the exons ATGGACGGCAGCAACTTCAACCAAATCCGGCCTGTTTTCAGCCTTGGTCAGCATGATTCTCAGAGGGATCAGCCTCTTGATGATCTTCAGTATGGCCAGATTCTGAACGCTGGT GTCAACTTTGTGACGGCACCCATCACCAACAAGCACTTCCATACACGGGTAAAGGACCTTGTTTCCCAGCATCTCGCCAAAGCGAAGAAGGGACTCGCTTCACTGGCGGACGCCGTGGTGCCTCCTTTGACCCCCAAGGACACCTCCCTCTTCCCCAGCCATGCTGTCACCACTTACATCGCCTACGCCAGTCCCTGGATCGACTTGGCCTCGGTCGATCCTGCTGTGGCCAGCATTTCTCGACAGGTCCTGAATCTCGAGATTGCCTACGCCAACTTTTGTGGTGTCCGGAGCATCATCATTCCCGGCCCCAGGAGAGACGCCTCCAAGAATGGCGGAAACCAGGGTCTGTCTCAATATGCCAGAGCTGTGCAGGAGGCAATGACCATTGCGTCGCGCCTCAACTTCATTATCCACATCCCCATGTACCGGGAGCCGGGCCTGGAGGAGAGCGTAGAGCTCCTGTCGACTTTGTCAGAGGTGCCTCACCCCGAGAACAGCAAGGAGATCGACATCTACAGCGCATGGGACTCTTGGCACACTGTCCGCTCAGTCTGCGAATACAGCATGCGCCTGTATGTTG CCATTCGCGTTCCCAGAGCTCTGCCTGAAAAGTCCCTCCAGGAGAAGTGGTTCGCCGAGCCCTTGCACTTCCTCTCCCTCAACGGGAACGCATTCTCCAAGAACAAGACCGGACACCCCGCCCTGCCCAAGGCCCATCAGGACATGATCTTCAACTACATGCGCCTCAAGAACGCGCCCTGGCTGCTACTTAGCGATGTCGGTCCGGATACCGCCTCGCTGACGGCAGAGGCACAGCTCCAGGCCGTCAGTCTCGGAAACCAGGTCCCTACCTCCGCAGACTTCCCTCCCCTGGGCGAAACTCCCACTCTCGCCACGGACTCTCTCAAGTCGTTCCGCACCTACGTGGTGTACCTCAAGTGGCTCGAGATGCAGCAGCGCCCGCTGTCCTACCTGGAGCAGACCACGCTCACCAGCTTCCAGGACTGGCTCCAGTCGCCCCTGCAACCTCTGTCCGACAACCTGGAGTCGGCCACGTATGAGGTGTTCGAGGGTGACCCGGTCAAGTACAACCAGTACGAGGCTGCTTGCACGGAGGCTCTGGCAGAGTGGCACCAGCTGGGTAGAGCTACCTCTTCCAAGGACGGCGCCGTAGTCATTGCCGTCGTCGGCTCCGGCCGCGGTCCTCTCGTGACGAGAGCCCTTAAGGCCAGCGAGGCGACCGGCGTCCCTGTCCAAGTCTGGGCCGTGGAGAAGAACCCCAATGCATACGTCTACCTCCTCAGACAGAACGAGATGATCTGGGGCGGCAAGGTTACCGTCGTCAAGACAGACATGCGCGCCTGGAAGGGTCCCCTCGTCTCGGGCACCCCCGAAAACAACCCGGTCTACGGCAAGGTGGACATTCTGGTATCCGAGCTGCTCGGCTCCTTCGCAGACAACGAGCTCTCGCCGGAGTGCCTCGACGGCGTCCAGCACGTCCTGGCGCCCGGCGGCATCTCGATCCCCGAGTCCTACACGGCGCACATGAGCCCCATTGCGACGCCGCGCATCCACGCCGACCTCCTCACCAGGGTCCCCACGGAGCCCAACGCCTTCGACACCCCCTGGGTGGTGCGCCTCTTCGCCCTTGACTTCGCCGCCATGCGCGTGCCCGGTCACCCGCGCTTCCAGCAGGCGTGGGAGTTCTCCCACCCGGTCTCCGAGGCCACGCTCAAGCAGATCGAGACGAGACGCGCCGGCGGCGTCATGGGCGGCGGAGGCGGTAGCATGGCGGGTGCTGTTGGCGCCAACGACCACAACTCGCGCTTCTGCCATCTCACGTTCGTATGCCCCACAAGGGGTGTCATCCACGGTTTGGCCGGGTACTTTGAGTCCGTCCTCTACGCGCCTCAGACCGGCGACAGAGAAAAGGTGGAAATCAGCACGCATCCCGAGCTGATTGACCGCAAGAGCAAGGACATGATCTCGTGGTTCCCCATCTTCTTCCCCATCAAG CAACCGATCTACTACCCTGCCGACACTGAATTGGAGGTCACGATGTGGCGCCAGACGGATGATTCGCGGGTGTGGTACGAGTGGCTCATCGAGGCGTACACGTGGGTGAGCGAGACACAGCGCATCAAGGTAGCGTCGTCGGATCTCTGCAGTAGTCGCAAGGTTGCTTGTCTTATGTAA
- a CDS encoding LSM domain-containing protein, translated as MSFVPINPRPMLQDLVNQDVVIRLKWGETEYKGKLVSIDSYMNVQLSGAEEYIDQKMTGALGQVLIRCNNVLWIRGAKQGENGDVKMDG; from the exons ATGAGC TTCGTGCCCATTAACCCGCGGCCTATGCTGCAAGACCT TGTCAACCAGGACGTCGTCATCAGACTCAAGTGGGGCGAGACCGAATACAAGGGAAAGTTGGTCAGCATCGACAGCTACATGAACGTCCAGCTCAGCGGCGCCGAGGAGTACATTGACCAGAAGATGACGGGAGCTTTGGGCCAGGTTTTGATTCG GTGTAACAACGTTCTCTGGATCCGCGGCGCGAAACAAGGCGAGAACGGCGACGTCAAGATGGACGGTTGA